The Cyanobium sp. Tous-M-B4 DNA window TCAAAATACGGATTAGGTGTCTCCGCTCAGAGACGGCCGCTGGCATCACAACCTGTTCGGCGAACACCAGCCTTTTTGGTCGCTCCCCGCGCTCCCGCACTGGAAGGTTGCGGCCTAGGCCAGTGAGCACGCTGCGCTGCTGTTGAAAGGGGGTGTGGCGCAGCAGCAGATCCAGGCGGGCCTGGTCACGCGGGCCATTAAGGCAGATCAGGTCGTAACCCAACCTCCAGGCAATTGCTTCCTCGAAGCGCTCCAGCACCACCCCGTTGAAGCCACAGAACAGGGGACGAGCTTGGCGCTTCTGCTGCAGGCAGTTGCGGTGGTAGCAGCTGCGGAATTCGGCCAACTTGCTGCCAGTGAGATACACCCCGATCGCGTCGAATTGGTCGAGCCGTCGATCTGCCAGCAGAGCCTGGGCATTCAGCCTCCACACCGTTCCGATCAGTTCCAGTCCCTGGAGCACGCCTTCCGGGGTCCCATCGCGCGGAATGGCGTTCACCGTGATTGTTGCCCCGTTTGCGTTGCTGAAGCGAGCCAAGGCCTGGCAAGCCAGTAGCTGGCTGTCGCTGTCCGCAATCAGCAGGATCTGGAGGGTCATGGCCGCGGCTCCACCAGCTGCTTCAGCCGCCGCAGTAGCCGTTGGGGGCCATTGGCGATGGCCCAGCCCCGATCTGCCAACCATTGGCGATTGGGCCGCTTCAGCTTGGCGAGTCGATCCAAGGGCACACAGTCGGCAAGTTGATGCATGGCACCAGAGCCGAAGAACAGCGGTCCGTTGAAGTCGGTGCGGATGCCGTAGTCACCGAGCACCACGGTTGGCTTACCCCACACCATGGCCGTGAGCAGCCAGGGAGAGGCGATGCCAAGGCAGGCGCTGGCCTGGACCAGGGCAATGGCCAGGTCATCAACCTGGCCGAGTTGAAGGTTGCTTGGGGGGTGCAGATCCTGCTGGAAGTGCCAGGCCAGGGAAGTTGAGGGCTCCTGCGCCCCCTCAGTCCCCAAGGGTGCATCGGGCTGTATGCGGATCTGCCAGGAGGGGCAGTCCAGGGCGATCGTGCGCAAGCGTTGAAACAAGACACCGTTGGCAAAAGGGGAAGGGGGGATGTCTTGCTGATCAAGCACCAGCAGCAGTGGTGCTTGGCTGTTGGCGTGGCCCACCGGCTCGGTTGGCAGGCACCAAAGGCCAATGGCCTCGCTGGCCTGGGATGCGCTTTCGCTGCCGCGCACCAGCCAGGCCAGTTCCTGCATCTGAGCCTTGCCCTGCAGGCAAATCAGGTCGTAGCCCAGGCGGGGCAGCAGGTCTGCCATCAAGGTGTCCCCATACAAGGGGCGAATTGGGCCCGTAAATAAGGGGCAAGGCCGCTTCCCCCTCAACCGAGCCGACTCCAAATGCACCTGCCGGAATTGGGTCAGCTGGGCCCCCTCTAGAAACACGCCAACAGCGTCAAGCCCATTGAGAAGGTCGCTGCTGGCGGCAACTAGAGGCTGCAGGGGTAACCAGTGCTGATCGCTGGCTTCGGGACTGATCAGAGTCACCTCCGCTCCCAACAATCTCAGTTCCGCCGCGAGTAGCTGGCAGGCTCCCAGTCCGGGCTCTCCGTCGCAAACCAGTGCCAGTTTCATCGGCCCTTAAAAAGCCGCTCCAGTCCCCAGAGACCTACCACCCTCTGGCGTGCCCGTCGCAGCAGATTCCGTCCGCGATGACTCGCCACTAGTCGGGAGCGGGCGCCGGCAGAGCTCAGCATTTTCTTACCCCCTTTTGCCAGGGCGTAGGTCTGCCAGGAATTACTACCCCAGCCCGGGGGACCTTCCCTATCTGCCGACTCGGAAGACTGGGGCGGATTTATCAGTCGGCTGGCCAGGGCAGCAATAAAAACCTGGTCACCTCCAGGAATGTGACCATGGCCCTCCGGCCAGGCCTGATCGAGGCGGAGGCTGAAGGGGTCTCGAATGATTGAGTCGAAATCGGCGATGGCTGCCGATTCAAGAAAGTAATGATTGCCCAAGGTTTCATTGACTCCCAGGTCCGAGACAATGCGGGTGCTCACACCCAAAGCCATTGCTTCCATGGCAGCGGTGGAGGACACAGTGATGGCGCAGCCGCACTTTTTCAGCAGAGTCAGGCTGGGCTTGTAGCTGATCTGCAGGTTGGGTATGCGGCGGCTGAGCTTCTCAACCCGGCTGGCCATCTCACCATGCTGGCGATGCAGCGTGGCTTCGATTTTCGAGGTGCGTGGCTTAAAGATCACCGGATGTGCCGGCCAGGCCTGGGCCAGATCGGCAAGGCGCCTACAAATGTATTTGCGTTGAATCGGGTTGTCAGGCACTGAGGGCTGCTCGAAAAACACGATCGAGGCGGCATCCGGTACTTGGAGTCTTGGTTCGATCGACCAGAGGATCGGCAGTCCAGTCACAACAGCATTGCTGCTGTCCAGCCCTAGGGCACTGCAGGCCTGACGATAAAGCTGGGCGTCGGTTTCTCCGTTTAGGCACAACAGTTCTACGCCGGAGCGATCCATCATTCCCTCCAGTTGATGGCGGAACAGAATGCCCGGATAGGCGCTAATCAGTACGGGCCGCCGGAGCTGATCCATCCAGGCCGATTGCAGCAACAGCTGGGTCTCTCGGGTGCGGCGTCCATCCAAACCGAGCACAAGGGCATCGACTTGTACAAGATCGGTGCGCAGCTCTCGCAGTTGGCCCCACTCGTGCTGCTTGATGGCGGTGCGGGGATCTATGCGGCGGATCTCCAGCACCTGGCGGCGTGAGAGTTTGCGTCCAGGCAGTTCAAGCAGATGCAGGCTCGTCGATGCTCCTTCCTTCCGCGCCACGCGCAGCAGGTTCATGGCGGTTTTGCCGAAGGAGTCGAAGCAGGCCAGGGCTGCCACCTGGCGCCCCTGCAGGCTGCCCATCAATTGCATTCCGATGAAGTGTGTTCCGATGAAGCTTGATTGGCCCCATTCAACAGGGGCGCTAATCGATCGCAGAGCTCAAGGTCTTGCATGCTGTCTATCTCAGGGGCTAACCCTTCCAGGGGTACGGGCAGGGTGGGCTGGATGAACCGGGTTCCGTGTTCCAGAAACGCTTTGGTACGAATTGCGTAAATGGCACCGGTCTCTAGATACGCGGGCTCCAAGTCCTGGCGCCGGCGGCGGGGTTCGTTGGAGTTGTGATTAATTCCTACCCCGTGGCCATTGCCATCGATGCACCACAAGAAGCCGTGCCATGGCATCACGCTGAAAGCCATGTTGGCCTGGCTGAGTTGAAGGGCGTTCACCACAGCATCAATCTGGGGCCCAGTGGTGAAGGGCGAAGTGCACTGCAGAAAAACAAACAGGGCGGGCAGAGGGCCGCGCTCTGCTAGTTCGTTGAGGGCGTGGAGCAGGGCCAATTCTGATGATGCTTGGTCGCCCGAGAGCTCACTTGGTCTCTGCAGCCAACTAGCACCCTCCTCTTCGCCAAGGTGGCCGATGCCGGCATCGTCGCTGCTCACCCAGATGGCTCCGACGCTCGAAGCTACCCTGGCGGCCCTTATGCAGCGTGCAAGCAAGGGAATCCCGCCAACGGAGCGAAGATTTTTGCCGGGAACCCCTTTGGAGCCCCCGCGCGCAGGAATCAAAACAAGCGGAGCCAGATCTGGATCCATTTGGATCGCCAAGGCAGGAGGACTCATCCAGCGCTACCGCTGGGGGGGCGCAGCCTGCCGTTGGCACCAAGGGGGTAGAAGCGCAGGTGATCTTCAGGTCCTTGGGGCTCGGGAGCCGACTCGACGCAGGTGCTGCTTTGGTGTCGCTGGAGCGCGAGCACAACTTTTTTGATCCGGCCAGCAGGCATGCCCGTTTCGGCCGAGATAGCGGCACACAAACTGTCTAGGGGGTCTTGGATCTGCATGCGTCGGATGACCGGCCTACTGCTTTCAGTACAGAAATCGAAGCTAGCAGTGTTCACCTGTCGGTACCTTGGTTAAAGGGAATCCGTAGCGCCACCCGCCTTTGGTCTATCCATCCTCCGCAGTTCGACTGGGCCTGCCGGATGCAGGAATGTTCCGTCACGCAACCTTGAAGGCCCTGCTGGCTCCTTTCAGCTTGGTGCGCGGTTCGGGTCGTTGCGGTCGTGAGCAGTTGGATGCCCTGCTGGCCTGGGGACGCAAGCCCAGCGCTCGAGCTGCTGAGCGGCTGGCTGTCGCCCGTGATCTACCCATTTGGCGATGTGAAGATGCCTTTGTTCGTTCCCTGGGTTTGGGAGCAGACTGCCCGCCTCTTGGTCTGGTCCTAGATGATTTAGGGATCTACTACGACGTCTCAGAACCCAGCCGTCTTGAGCAGCTGATTGCCCGTAATCACAGCCCTGACGAGCTGGCGCGTGCGATCAAGCTGCAGCGCCTCTGGCGCGAGCACCGAGTCAGCAAGTACAACCAATCAGCCGATGTACCGGCACCTGTTCAGCCCTACGTACTTGTGGTTGACCAAACCGTTGCCGATATTTCGATACGACTGGGTTCAGGTTCTCAAGATCAGTTTGCCGCCATGTTGGCCGCGGCGCTTAGAAATCATCCTGGTCTCAAAGTGGTGGTCAAAACCCACCCCGATGTGGTCGCTGGCAGAAAGAAGGGACATTTTACGGCCGAACAACTAGCCGATTCACGCATAATTTTAGACTCTAGTGGTGGTCATCCCGCGGCTCTGCTTGAGCAAGCCGAGGCTGTGTATGTGGTGACTTCCCAGCTGGGCTTTGAAGCCTTGATGTGGGGGAAGGAGGTCTACTGCTTCGGACTTCCTTTCTTCGCTGGCTGGGGACTAACCCATGATGAGCTGCCTTCGCCGCCTCGACGGGCTTCCGCAGGCCAGCGACAGCTGGCTGATCTTGTGCATGCAGCTTTGGTCGAGTATGCAGTTTATATCGATCCTCATACTCTTAAGCCCTGCGAAGTTGAAGATCTACTGTGTTCGATTGGCTTGCAACGTCAGAGATTGGCTGCCGATCCCGCCCGGGCTGTGGCGCTTGGCTTTACACGCTGGAAAAGACCCTTCTTGCGGCGCTTTATGCCTGGTTGCGAGTTGTCTTTTTTGCGCTCACGCGAGCGGCAACGCCATAGGCGGATTGTGCACTGGGGCCGGGCTTCTGAGCAGCTTTTGTTGGCCCATCCTGGTCAAGTAATTCAGGTTGAAGATGGCTTTCTGCGTTCAGTTGGATTTGGCAATAAGATTCATTTGCGAATAGTTCAGCTACTTAATAATGTTGGGATCAGGGCTGCTCGTCCCCCCAGCCCTTTGTCATGGGTGGTAGACCACCAGGGTGTCTATTACGACTCCACCCGTCCTTCAGCGTTGGAAAGCTGGCTTGCGACTGCTGATCCCAGTATTGAGCAGCTCGAACGGGCCGCTGCCCTGCGCCAGCGTCTAGTTCAAGAGGCAATTACTAAATATAATCTTTCGGCTCCAGCTTGGCATAGGCCATCAGGCTTGCGGCGGGTAGTGCTGGTGCCAGGCCAGGTAGAAAGTGATGCTTCAATTCGTTTTGGGGCGCCAGGAATAAGAACCAACTTAGAGCTGATTCAAGCCGTGCGCAATGCGGAGCCAGATGCATATATTATTTATAAGCCCCATCCCGACGTAGTCGCGGGGTTGCGTCGATCTTCGGTTGCTGAAAGTCAAGCCTTGTTGGTTGCTGATTTGGTGCTAAGAGAAGCTTCTGTGCAGCAATTATTTGCTCAAGTAGATGCGGTTCACGTGCTCACCTCTTTGGCCGGATTCGAAGCTCTGCTGCGAGGCATAGAGGTCCATGTTTGGGGGCTTCCCTTCTACGCCGGCTGGGGGCTTACCAAGGACGCAAACAGTTGCTCTCGTCGAGGGAGAAAGATTAGTCTAGATGCCCTTGTGTATGGGGCATTAATAGCTTACCCGCGCTACGTCAGTCGTCGCAGCGGCTGGCAGATCACCCCGGAGCAGGCTATCGACGAGCTGGTGGCATGGCGCGCATCTTCTACTGCTTAAATATGGACACTTTTATTGTTCTAAGCATGGCAAAATTAACTCCAAATCTAGCTCAAGGGATACTCGTTTGAACTCTTCCAGGCCTGCGACCTTGGTTCAAGTACAGATTAATGGCCCTGTGTTGCTGTTGATCGGCCCGATTGGTCTGTTCTTTGCACGCTTCTGTAACTACCTCCGCGGCTGTGGTATTCCAGTAGTCAAGGTGGCGTTTCCCCTGCATGAATTTGGTTTTGCGCGAGATGTGCGCGTGCCATTCAATGGCTCAATGGAGGAGTGGCGCCCCTTTTTGCGCCAGCTGCTGGTGGAGAGAGGAATACGCCACATCTTTATGTATGGAGATTTTATAATTCCCCATCGCGTCGCAATTGAGGAGGCTCAGCGCATTGGCGTTGAGGCTTGGGTGTTTGAACTCGGCTATATCAGGCCTAATTACGTAAGCTTGGAGCGGGATAGGGTGAACTCCCGCTCTAACCTAAATCAACCACTTGAATTTTATAGGGCCCTGCCGCCTGTAAATGTCTTGCCTGGTGGTTGTCTGGAGCCAGGTTGGAGGTGGCGCAAGATTTGGAAGGCTCCAACTTTCCTTCAGCATGCTTTCACTCGTTATCCGATTA harbors:
- a CDS encoding DUF6716 putative glycosyltransferase, translating into MGSLQGRQVAALACFDSFGKTAMNLLRVARKEGASTSLHLLELPGRKLSRRQVLEIRRIDPRTAIKQHEWGQLRELRTDLVQVDALVLGLDGRRTRETQLLLQSAWMDQLRRPVLISAYPGILFRHQLEGMMDRSGVELLCLNGETDAQLYRQACSALGLDSSNAVVTGLPILWSIEPRLQVPDAASIVFFEQPSVPDNPIQRKYICRRLADLAQAWPAHPVIFKPRTSKIEATLHRQHGEMASRVEKLSRRIPNLQISYKPSLTLLKKCGCAITVSSTAAMEAMALGVSTRIVSDLGVNETLGNHYFLESAAIADFDSIIRDPFSLRLDQAWPEGHGHIPGGDQVFIAALASRLINPPQSSESADREGPPGWGSNSWQTYALAKGGKKMLSSAGARSRLVASHRGRNLLRRARQRVVGLWGLERLFKGR
- a CDS encoding acylneuraminate cytidylyltransferase family protein gives rise to the protein MSPPALAIQMDPDLAPLVLIPARGGSKGVPGKNLRSVGGIPLLARCIRAARVASSVGAIWVSSDDAGIGHLGEEEGASWLQRPSELSGDQASSELALLHALNELAERGPLPALFVFLQCTSPFTTGPQIDAVVNALQLSQANMAFSVMPWHGFLWCIDGNGHGVGINHNSNEPRRRRQDLEPAYLETGAIYAIRTKAFLEHGTRFIQPTLPVPLEGLAPEIDSMQDLELCDRLAPLLNGANQASSEHTSSECN
- a CDS encoding capsular polysaccharide biosynthesis protein, which encodes MKALLAPFSLVRGSGRCGREQLDALLAWGRKPSARAAERLAVARDLPIWRCEDAFVRSLGLGADCPPLGLVLDDLGIYYDVSEPSRLEQLIARNHSPDELARAIKLQRLWREHRVSKYNQSADVPAPVQPYVLVVDQTVADISIRLGSGSQDQFAAMLAAALRNHPGLKVVVKTHPDVVAGRKKGHFTAEQLADSRIILDSSGGHPAALLEQAEAVYVVTSQLGFEALMWGKEVYCFGLPFFAGWGLTHDELPSPPRRASAGQRQLADLVHAALVEYAVYIDPHTLKPCEVEDLLCSIGLQRQRLAADPARAVALGFTRWKRPFLRRFMPGCELSFLRSRERQRHRRIVHWGRASEQLLLAHPGQVIQVEDGFLRSVGFGNKIHLRIVQLLNNVGIRAARPPSPLSWVVDHQGVYYDSTRPSALESWLATADPSIEQLERAAALRQRLVQEAITKYNLSAPAWHRPSGLRRVVLVPGQVESDASIRFGAPGIRTNLELIQAVRNAEPDAYIIYKPHPDVVAGLRRSSVAESQALLVADLVLREASVQQLFAQVDAVHVLTSLAGFEALLRGIEVHVWGLPFYAGWGLTKDANSCSRRGRKISLDALVYGALIAYPRYVSRRSGWQITPEQAIDELVAWRASSTA
- a CDS encoding DUF6716 putative glycosyltransferase, giving the protein MKLALVCDGEPGLGACQLLAAELRLLGAEVTLISPEASDQHWLPLQPLVAASSDLLNGLDAVGVFLEGAQLTQFRQVHLESARLRGKRPCPLFTGPIRPLYGDTLMADLLPRLGYDLICLQGKAQMQELAWLVRGSESASQASEAIGLWCLPTEPVGHANSQAPLLLVLDQQDIPPSPFANGVLFQRLRTIALDCPSWQIRIQPDAPLGTEGAQEPSTSLAWHFQQDLHPPSNLQLGQVDDLAIALVQASACLGIASPWLLTAMVWGKPTVVLGDYGIRTDFNGPLFFGSGAMHQLADCVPLDRLAKLKRPNRQWLADRGWAIANGPQRLLRRLKQLVEPRP